Genomic window (Podarcis muralis chromosome 9, rPodMur119.hap1.1, whole genome shotgun sequence):
AAGATCTATATTTCAAGCTTCGTAAGTAATATTTCCCATCTAAGTTGTATAACACACTAAGACTATAATCAgtgtcagaagcaagtcccattgaatacaGGTATTAGTTTAAAGGGAACTGTACTTAAGAGTTTGCATGTCACAACAAAAGCTGCAAGTTACCAATTTATATCTGAATTTTAGCTATGGCCACAATCTATTGTATCTTGCCTCTATCCTATTGCCATTTCTCCACTGGCATGAAGGAACATGATACAAAATGAAGAACGTGATGGACTGCACCCCAGGCAACTTGCAACACATGAGACAAAATGCCTAGGCCGATTATCTAACTATTATGGAACAAATAACATTTTCtatagccaagttacagggaaccaggcagagggccttctcggtagtggcgcccgccctgtggaacgccctcccatcagatgtcaaacagaaaaataactaccaaacttttagaagacatctaaaggtagccctgtttagggaagcttttaatgtttaatagattattgtattttagtgttttgttggaagccgccctgagtggctggggaaacccagccagatgggcggggtataaataataaattattattattattctataaatCATGCCTGTCTAGCTAGACTTCAAAAGTAACATGATGGGCAATATTCAGTTGCACTAATGTTAAGGATTAGTGCTAGTGCAAGTGGATTCCACCCCAGTGCTCCACATCCAATTCTAtgccatccccaaatctgttccagagggttgggagaaccccgcCCGGAAAAGATTTAAAGGACGAGGGGAGAGAGACCTAGAGGGACAGAATGTTTTGTTgggcaaggagaaatccttgggCTGCACTCACAGAACATTTTGCTTAGTGTTACACTGAATAAAACCCAATGCCTGTACATATAAAGCTAAAGGTCTATTGCACTTGCTGATAAGGGGCAAGTTTAAACCAAAGTTTGCATAAATTTATATAGTTCAGCTAATCTAGCAATCTCACCTGCTTTGTAGGAGGAACGCACAAGAGGCCCACTCGCAGTGTAATGAAACCCAAGATCATTTCCTACGTTTTCCCAATGTTTAAATTTCTCAGGAGTAATATATTCTTCGACCTGGAAAGAAGAATACATTTTCATCAtgattcagtcatttcaaaatgcatatattcctaACCTTAACAAGCACAGAGTGCAACATCCACAACTAAATTGTACATGGATCTGTGTTCCAAAAGAAACTGAGGCTGACATAATTGCCTCACCTTAAGATTCCCGTCCCAGAAGGCATATCCCAAGTCACTTTCAGCCTTCAATCCAGAAAATGTGATATATTTTCAAACAATAAACTTCCAGTACAATTTTACCTTTAAATGTCGCTTTGTGGGTTGCATGTATTGTCCCAAGGTCAAACAGTCTACGTCAGCCTCACGTAATACtataaaaattaaacatattatttaGTGAATGACAGAAATATAGCATTGTTTATTCTTCTAAACCTCACTGGCGCCTGTTTTTAAGCAGCACATTTAATAGAGCAGATAAAGTATGTTTGTTGAAACTGCCAGGTTTAACTCCCTAAATgaggaagaaaaaaaccctatCAAAAGTTAAGAAAGAGACCCAAAAtgaaaactcttttcaatctccaATCAGCTTGCCCCATATCTGAACTCAATATGCAGGAATGACTTTGCTTTAAGGAGTGAGCCTCAGAAATTGTGCATGGACAGCTTAGCATATGGCTATTGGAATAACATGCTCCAACACTCAGCTATGGTCCCTACACAGCTTACAGTCATAGGAAAAAGAAAGTGCACTCTCTTTGTTGCAATGGCCCAGTCAAAATCCAGACCTCAATCCAATTGAAATGCTGTTTATAAACAAATGCCAGCAAACCTCAATGAACTGAAGCAACGTTGTAAAGAAGAGGGGACCAAAATTCCTACACAACGATGAGAGAGGTGGATAAAGTCCTACAGAAAACAATTACTTCATGTTATTGAATCATAAGGTGTATTTAGTTTTTCACAGAAAACTTTtccattttggttttatttctgtTAAACAAATCACAACACAGTGTAATATGTCATGTGTTcttcatctgaggttgtatttacctaattttaagacctaCTAAAGAACaggtgaagggacgcgggtggctctgtgggttaaaccacagagcctaggacttgccgaacagaaggtcggcggttcgaatccccgcgacggggtgagctcctgttgctcggtccctgctcctgccaacctagcagttcgaaagcatgtcaaagtgcaagtagataaacaggtaccgctctggcgggaaggtaaatggcatttccatgcgctgctctggttcgccagaagcggcttagtcatgctggccacatgaccaggaagctgtacgccagctccctcggcctatagagcgagatgagcactgcaaccccagagtcggccatgactggatctaatggtcaccgtcaggggtccctttacctttacggaacAGGTGATTGTTGTTATGTCTTCATATGTAAAACTACCGAATTCAAAGAGGGTGCACTTTCTTTTTCCTTGAATCTGTGAATCATGGCCTCTACCCCCACAAAATCCTGACTTACATTTCAATGTGTTGTATATTTGTTCATCTGTTTCACCAAGACCAAGCATGATGGATGTTTTGGAAATTACATCAGGCTGAACTTTCTTAGCATGCTTCAAAACACTGAGGGACTGGTCGAAGTTTGCGCGAGGATCCCGAacttttctttaagaaaaaaaaatagtaaaGAATAATTTAGCATAACAAGAATGGATCTTGTCATACCTCTGAAAAATCTTCTGCAGAACCCACTGGATTAGATGAGTCAAACTTAGGAAGAATACACAGATCAAGAATACCTTCTCAAACATTTAATTGAAAACTCATTCACCGTAACTAGATTGAAAGGGTTACAGGAATTTGGCAATGcccatcacaacaacaacaaaaactagcCTTATCAGGGAATGAAAGATGGTCAGATACTGTATTGTCATAGTTCCAGAATCTGCCTTTCATAACTGCTTCCaaagttttttgtttgtgtgtacacacaattTTTCTTCTATCTTTATAACATTACCTTCAATGTGTATCAGGCTGAAGAACATCACCCTTGCTCTGAGAAAAATATTCAAAAGAATGACAGAGAGAACAACACTCTCTATGCTGGGTGATATCCTCATTTAATCAAAATGGGGCAACTATTGCAAGTTATTTTTTTTTCACCTGCATAAGCAGACAGATGTCTTGGTATGAATGACTAGTACATGTGATCGGATTTATGACAAGCCTATGAACAGCAAAACAGAAATCTAGGAGACAATTCTCAAGCCACTTAAATATTTGGCTTTTACAAAAGGCATTCATTGTGCTGACGGTCCTAAAAGTAACTTCCAGGGATCAATCCTTCATGGAATATGTAAAATATGGAATGTCAGTTTGGGGTAAAACACCTCCAGTTTAATCACTACCACTGGAGTTTGCTTTCATTTGATGGCAAAGCATACATTTATTATGACCAGTAAACAGCTAGAGTATAGAGAAGCTCATTCTGATAAAATCTGAGAACTGTAGTTATACGAAGCAAAAAGAGGTTCTTAAACATGTCTAAACAACACAGTACAGCTGCAGTGACACTAAGGATGCAGAATAAGTCTTCTGGGCATGAACCATTCTGTGGGACCCACTGTGAACAGAAGACAAAAGCAGATTCactacttaccatatttttcgctccataagacacacttttttcctcctaaaaggtaaggggaaatgtgtgtgcatcttatggagcgaacggTGCTGCGcctcttcagtgaagcgggaggagaaatggaaggggctccgtttctcctccctcttcgctggataggtgctgcgcagagagggccaccgtaacctcactgggttgttgtgaggttgttGTGTGATAGGCCTTGCTTAGCCCCCTGAGCAACTTGACGAACAGACAAgagaacattattcttgttttccCTCTTCAGACAGTCTTGGATTCCATCACTGCCCAAACCATGTGCCTCTGTCTCTCCAAATGGCCAGATGATCCAATTTTTTTTCGGGGGCTTTCTGTGAGAGAATGAAATCCAAGCACTAATGCCTGTTAAAATGCTTCTACTGTTCACTTGCAAAATCAAGCTTTTGAAAAGAGGCTCTACAGAAATaaaagattcagaatatttttttcttgttttcctcctctaaaaactatgtgcgtcttatggtcgggtgcaccttatagagcaaaaaatacggtagttttcaaCAAGCAGAAAATGGCTTAGCACTAATGCAGGCAGACTGCCAGTCCCTCCTAATAGCATCTTCATGGAACCATCTCTTAAATTGAAATAGACTGCTCTCACAAATCTTGTTTTACTTTATCAGTATATATCACCTTTCATCACCTCTGCAATTCTGGAACTGTTTCCACATTGTGAGCATAGACATCGAGCCCTGACAGAGCAACTGTCTCCACAGCTTTCAGGTCCCCTCTGAAATCAGGAGTTAAACATTCCACAAGAATTTTGGGATTCCTGAGACACGAGGgttggaaaaaacaaaacaaaagtgcaGAGTGGTCAGTTGAAAGCTGCATTAACCTTGCCCCAAAAGCAATCCATTTAGTTTTTCTAATATTCACTCCTTACCTTTCTTTTAAGTGCGATACGGTCTTTGCAAAGTGTGCTGCTCCACCATCTGAAACATCTAATAATAGAAAACGGCAGTTATTTTACAGGAAgaacaaataccatattttttgcaccataacactcacttttttcctcctaaaaagtaaggggaaatgtctgtgcgtgttatggagggaatgcctacgggtggcatgcctacagattttcctcctctaaaaactacgtgcatgttatggtcgggtgcgtgttatagagcgaaaaatacggtacctacttTTACATAGCTATAGTGGCGTCGAGGACCATTTGTGTAAATTTAATGCCTGCAAATATTAACTATTGAAGTAGAGAACAGCGATCTGCACAGCTTACAAATACCTTAGATGAGATTTCTGCATACAGAATAACTGTATTTGCTTTTGAGGGAGGagtctttttttgtaaataatttttatttgacctTAAGAAGATATAAACATATAACAAAAGGAATTAAAAACCCATATAAAGAAATTACTCTGAATCTCGGGAcacccccatcccctccatgggtcctaatgacaatgtttacaactgcatatcaatttGTTATCTGCATTTTTTATCCATCTAAATTGTCCATATTGTTGTTACTTTACAAatgtggttaaaatcctgctaatggaCTCCTAATTAtattataaatttttcccattcttttttgaagTCCTCTTGGTTTccgagcttcccagttaattttgccatttcagcatagtccatcaacttggtttgccattcttccttggttGGAATCAGCATAACTGTATTTTCAAAAGGAGTCAAAATTAGAAAGTTACTTACCATCTCTGTCCACGGAGGTCAATACAACATAATCCAGCCCCCATTCAGCAATTGCATTCGCTGTGTTATATGGCTCTTCGGGATCTAATGGAGGGGGACTTCTTGCTGTCTTCACTGAGCAAAAGAGACAGCCTCTTGTACAAGTGTCCCCCATCAGCTGAAACAGGaaacaattgtttttaaaaaataataatacttcaaGAACCTTCTATAACGAATATTAAAAGAATCTCAACAGCTCAGCCAGCAGATGAGAAAGAAATTATTATATAGTCCGGAactaccctgagcccggcttcggctggggagggcgggatataaataaaatttattattattattactctgagtAACATATGATACATGGAGCCTGAGACCCACATAACCTCTTGTTTCCTAGAATGGCTAAGTACAAGCAATGCCATGAGACAACAGCCTGGTGAGTGCATCTTTTTAAAACCACAGTTCAAATTAAACTCATTTAACTCAATTTTACAAATTTAACTCAATGTGAATGAACAACATTCTagctccctcctccccttccccctccttaaGTGTGCCAAGGAAGACACAAGCCAGAGCCTGGCTTGTCTATACATGCATaattctgtccccccccctctcctaacAAACCACAATGGTATATCAAGGTTTTCTTGTGACTGCAAGCTCGCctctggtttgtttcctcctcgacggaggagaaaggggaggagtAACTCATTGTTTTAGCTATGGTTTAGTATTATCTGCTCTCTGAGCACAGACGAAAACAGCAGGAAATTCCCCCAATTTTCATATTAATAGCTTGACACCAATAAGGGCAGGCAGGAAGAGGATATAAAATCATCTGCACGTTTAAGAATTCCCATCTTGTCCCCTAGATGGGCAACACTGAATGACATTTACTGTGAAATGGTCCTTGCAGCCAGTTCTTATATTAACACAGCAGAAGGGCTGCAGCAGTCAAGTAATTGCACACAGTACCAGTAACTGATTTAAATAGAAAGATCACGTTGTAGGTAAACTGGTTACTCCCCATGCCAGCACCACACCACCCTGGGACCACATATTATGGGGTGCAGCCATGCTATATGCACCTCTCCGTGTGGTCTGCTTGCTGGAATACCATGAGATGAGACTCCGcaggagcaacccagtcagatgggtggcatataaataaaatcatcatcattttccAGATAATGTACAAGGCATCCTTAAGAGCCCTGGTTGCACGACTGCTTTCTAGAATGACAAAAGCAAAGACATGCAGTCCCTCTCACTCCATTCCCTTTATTCTCTGCAAATACCTCTGAGTAAtacagaaatggaggcagtgagagattttactttcttgggctccatgatcactgcagatggtgacaggacgcctgcttcttgggagaaaagcaatgacaaacctagacagcatcttaaaaagcagagacatcaccttgccaacaaaggtccgtatagttaaagccatggttttcccagtagtgatgtatggaagtgagagctggaccataaaaaaggctgatcgccgaagaattgatcacctttcgaattatggtgctggaggaaactcttgagagtcccatggactgcaagaagatcaaacctctccattcttaaggaaatcagccctgagtgctcactggaaggacagatcctgaagctgaggctccaatactttggccacctcatgagaagagaagactccctggaaaagaccctgatgctgggaaagatggagggcacaaggagaaggggactacagaggacgagatggttggacagtgttctcgaagctaccagcatgagtttgaccaaactgcgggaggcagtggaagacaggagtgcctggcatgctctggtccatggggtcatgaagagtcagacacgactaaacgactaaacaacaacaacaatacacaaGACAAATATGGGACAATTTTGATGTGCTGTTTCCAATAAGACCATCAGTTGTCAGTGGTCAGCTTACCATTATAGTCGCTGTAGCAGTAGCAtatttgccccctccccaacactcTCCGATGTTTGGACAACGCGCTTCCTCACACACCTACAGGCAATGAAATAGTTATTAACACTGTGAGAAGGACATAAAGTGCATTGGCTACAAGGAGTCTCACCACTGTAAAGCTAATGATGAGGTAAGTACTACTGTTACAATGAAAATTATTTCACATGGCAATACCCAATGAGGGTATTGCATGTTGGTACAACCCTGGTCTGCTCTCAAGCTGTTCAGGGAGGGTTTCAATGACAAAGAAAACAATGTGATAACTACTCCAGTGCAAGCTGCTATTGTAACTCTCTGGAAACAAAAGAAAAGTCATAAACACAACAGCTGGGCTCTAAACCTACGGAAGCAAGTCCACTGCAAAGGAATTTACTTTTAACTAAGTGTGCCTATGATGGGAACTTTAACTGCATAAACAACACTCAACAACACAGTAAATCATCTAGTACAATACAGGCATTAGAATTACCGTGTGGAGATTTAAATTTCTCAACGAATTCTTCAATTTGTTATAATTTTTTCCAATTGGAATCTCAGTTTTCAGCCATGGAGGAAGTCGCAGcctataaaaaaaccaaaagccgTACTTATTTTGCTTTAGCAGGTAATGTTTGTAAGTCTGAGAAATTAACTGACTTTCCACACAGCTGACCTATTTTGTAAACACATCGTTCTACTCATTCTAATGAGGTAATTAAGTTGCTTTAAATACCTTTCTCCTTTCTGACGCTTTAATTCGCCTTTATAGTCTGCCCACTTTGTTTTGTCTGAAAGTTCTCCAGACATAAAGTCTTGCAAATCAGGTCCATTTTGCAAAAGTCCCTTCTGCTCCTCTGGCAATGAGCTTGATGCTCTCCACTGTTTGTGCCGATTGCTTTCACAGGTCTAGGAAAAAGCATATGCACTTTTATTTCCAAATAACACATTTccaaataatttattaattttttaaatcaAAAGTTACAACACAGCTTTGTCCCCTGCTATATTTGTGCACTTATTTCCAACTAATGAGGTATAAAAGCTTTATCCAGAAGCTGGAATTTGTAGATCatgggttggaagggatcacaagggtcatctagtccaacccactcactgtgaaaagtgagattacagggaacctggcagagggccttcttggtggcggcgtccgccttgtggaacgccctcccaccagatgtcaaggaaatgaacaactatctgacttttagaagacatctgaagggagccctgtttaaggaagttttttaaaaaaaaataataattattggtTTTTCCATGTATAGATCCTCTAACAATATTCTCTAACAATTTTCCATATTCCCCCCTCACCTGGACTTCCCTCatattcccattttgttttatttccaaattactcacccTCCGTGTTGTTTCTCAAAATTTTCCCAATACATATAGTCTTACTTTTTGTTATATacaattgtttttgtttattcaaaccctgccagtGAGTCCAATTCTTTATGATGtctcttcatatatgttgtaaatgattcccattctcttttaaaatctttgttatccttttcatgtaatttatctgttaattttgccagttctgcatattccataagtttcccttgccattgttcttttgttggtatttcactgaaggcagccctgtttagggaagctttcagtttaataggtcattgtattttagtgttttgttggaagccgcccagagtggctggggaaacccagccagatgggcggggtagaaataataaattattattgttgttgttgttgttgttgctgttatttcttctgtcttccaagcttgtgctaatataattcttgccgctgttgttgcatacataatttccatttttctttttttaaatcttgaTCTAGAATTCCTaggaggaatgcttctggtttcttgggaagcttttaatgtttgatgttttattgtgtttttagtgttttgttgggagccgcccagcgtggctgcggaaacctagccagatgagcggggtataaattattattattattattattattattattattattattattattaagaccagggttcgaatccccactcggcgGTGAAGCTCGCTGGGGGCGACCTTGCGGGCCAATGACTAATCGCTCCTTcgcctagcctacctcgcagggttgatGTGCGAGGAGGGGAACCACGCAAACCGCCTTCCGCtcctgggggggggtgttaaaagtGGCCTATAAATGCCATTAGCAAGTAAATAAATGATAATATTGGGGGCAGGGATTCTCCCAGAGGGAAGGTACCAGGGAAAAGGGCTACACACAAGCCTATCCCTCCTCCCCCCCATATGCTCACCAGCCTCCCCAGTGACGTCAGCCTCCTCAGGTTCTCCCGGGGGAAGCCTAGGTGGAGCAGAGCCATGTCGTCTCGACCCCGACTCCTTCCTCAGGCTCGATGTACTCGGCGCTCGCCTAccttcccctttcctcctgccGTTTGGGCTCGGAGACGATTGCTGTCGCCTTCCGGCGCCTTGACGCCCCACCCCGCGGAACGCGCTGGCGTCACGCCGCACGGGGTTCAAGACCGTGGTGACGTACGacgctcttcctttcctcctctccgcGAACAAGGAGGTGAGGCCCGGCTTTCTTTTTTCCTGGCGAGGTGAGGGGCGGTATCCGGTTCCATCCGGGGCGCCGCGGCTGCCTCTTGCCCCGAGCGCCCCGCGGAGGCCGCGGGCAGGGCTCAGAGAATGAAACGGGCGTCGCTCCGAGGTTGGGTTCGGCGGGGGCTCCTGAGAGGGAGGCCTAGAAGCAGCCGCCCCCCCTTCCCCTCAACGGCTTTGGTCTCTCTCGCGCGCCCCGGCTTCGTGTGCGCCTGCGTAAACTGATGCCGggtgaagcggggggggggtccTCGTTTTTACGGCGCGCCCCTAAGAAGGCTGCTTTCGTGGCAGAGATTATTTCAGCGCAAAATTGCACGGCTGCTTTCTCAACCTTGCTTTTTATGTTGGATTACAAGTCCCGTCACGCTTctccactggctgtgctggctgggaattatgggagttgtagttcaacgagGTCTAGGGACCCAAGGCCAAGAAAGGCTGCAGGCTCTCTGCTTCAGCAGCGTTACTTTAAGGTTTCCCAGAGCTGAAAGTGCCGGTTTTGCTTCCTGCCTTCTGCAATAATAtatagtggggtttttttgtcatGCCAGGGAGTTCTCGCTAGGCCTAGGAAAAGTTTAAGCCAGGGTGGCTGTCTGAATGTTGCTGCACTTCTCATTATTATCTCTTGCCATTGGACATGCTagtaacatctggagtgccacagcttAGCCACCCCTGGTATAAGCACTGTGTGAAGAGGAGCATGCTTTTTATATGGCCTTTGAGATTGGTAATAGGAGTGGGAAGTGATGGTGGCAGGGGGAAGTATTGGTTAAAGCAGAACTTTCCAAGCACTGTCTTAACAAATTAGTGTGTTAGCTGCAGTGTGTTGGTGTGTCGCACGAACGCTCCCTGCACTCATTCCAGCGATGGAAAGGGGTTggcttaacctccagtttgctagtaaaactgaattacattgtcacaaaatgatgcatgtctaaaaagtgtgaaaCCAgcgtgaaaagtttggaaagctctgggttaaATCTTTTGCGGGGCCAATGCAGTTGATCATAATAGTTTTAGTAATATTTCTCCGTTTTGGGGGTGCTCTGTGGCAGTTtgtttcctggggtaaaattctAAAAGAACCTAAACAACTTCAatccaaagctcaacaacttcgggGTAAAAATcctaacaactttggttggccctcacagcctttcacttcatcaaatttgtccctctttgaaaaaagtttggacaccactgatctaAATTGATGTTAAAGCCACAACACAAGGGTGTTGCAAAGGGTGTGGTCCAGGTGATATCAGTATCATGTTAAACCTGaagtttttcattttgcttttcctgtTAGATTTAAAATGAAGACCATTCTCAGTAACCAGACGGTCGACATCCCAGAAAAAGGTATGTGCATCCACTTGGATGTTTTTACTTTTGGTACTGCCTCACACCCCCCCCAATACCC
Coding sequences:
- the LIAS gene encoding lipoyl synthase, mitochondrial isoform X1; the encoded protein is MALLHLGFPRENLRRLTSLGRLTCESNRHKQWRASSSLPEEQKGLLQNGPDLQDFMSGELSDKTKWADYKGELKRQKGERLRLPPWLKTEIPIGKNYNKLKNSLRNLNLHTVCEEARCPNIGECWGGGKYATATATIMLMGDTCTRGCLFCSVKTARSPPPLDPEEPYNTANAIAEWGLDYVVLTSVDRDDVSDGGAAHFAKTVSHLKERNPKILVECLTPDFRGDLKAVETVALSGLDVYAHNVETVPELQRKVRDPRANFDQSLSVLKHAKKVQPDVISKTSIMLGLGETDEQIYNTLKLLREADVDCLTLGQYMQPTKRHLKVEEYITPEKFKHWENVGNDLGFHYTASGPLVRSSYKAGEFFLKNLVQKRKKKDI
- the LIAS gene encoding lipoyl synthase, mitochondrial isoform X2 gives rise to the protein MSGELSDKTKWADYKGELKRQKGERLRLPPWLKTEIPIGKNYNKLKNSLRNLNLHTVCEEARCPNIGECWGGGKYATATATIMLMGDTCTRGCLFCSVKTARSPPPLDPEEPYNTANAIAEWGLDYVVLTSVDRDDVSDGGAAHFAKTVSHLKERNPKILVECLTPDFRGDLKAVETVALSGLDVYAHNVETVPELQRKVRDPRANFDQSLSVLKHAKKVQPDVISKTSIMLGLGETDEQIYNTLKLLREADVDCLTLGQYMQPTKRHLKVEEYITPEKFKHWENVGNDLGFHYTASGPLVRSSYKAGEFFLKNLVQKRKKKDI